A genome region from Paracoccus stylophorae includes the following:
- a CDS encoding ATP-binding protein, whose amino-acid sequence MSLPIISADQRLAEPRGIKGCIFGKSGIGKTSLLWTLNASTTLFMDLEAGDLAIEGWAGDSIRPRTWTECRDFAVFIGGPNPALRDEQPYSPAHYKAVSDRFGDPAALDRYDTIFVDSITVAGRLCFGWCKGQPEALSEKTGKPDVRGAYGLHGREMIGWLTHLQHTRAKNVWFVGILDEKLDDFNRKVFQPQIDGSKTGLELPGIVDEVITMAELKAGGGDPYRAFVCQTINPWGFPAKDRSGRLDQVEEPHLGRLMTKIRAPVAPAPKRLTYTPPPADPAADAQSQPQS is encoded by the coding sequence ATGAGCCTCCCGATCATCAGCGCCGACCAGCGGCTGGCCGAGCCGCGTGGGATCAAGGGCTGCATCTTCGGCAAGTCCGGCATCGGGAAGACCTCGCTCCTCTGGACCCTGAACGCATCGACGACACTGTTCATGGATCTCGAGGCGGGCGATCTCGCCATCGAGGGCTGGGCGGGGGACAGCATCCGGCCGCGAACCTGGACGGAATGCCGGGATTTCGCGGTGTTCATCGGCGGGCCGAACCCGGCGCTGCGCGACGAGCAGCCCTACAGCCCGGCGCATTACAAGGCAGTCTCCGACCGCTTCGGCGATCCGGCCGCGCTCGACCGCTACGACACGATCTTCGTGGACTCGATCACCGTAGCCGGGCGGCTGTGCTTCGGTTGGTGCAAGGGTCAGCCCGAGGCGCTGTCGGAGAAGACCGGCAAGCCGGATGTGCGCGGTGCCTACGGGCTGCACGGCCGCGAGATGATCGGCTGGCTCACCCATCTGCAGCACACACGGGCGAAGAACGTCTGGTTCGTCGGGATCCTCGACGAGAAGCTCGACGACTTCAATCGCAAGGTCTTCCAGCCGCAGATCGACGGCTCGAAGACCGGGTTGGAGCTGCCGGGGATCGTCGACGAGGTGATCACCATGGCGGAGCTGAAGGCCGGTGGCGGCGATCCCTATCGCGCCTTCGTTTGCCAGACGATCAACCCTTGGGGCTTTCCGGCCAAGGACCGCTCCGGCCGGCTGGATCAGGTCGAGGAGCCTCACCTCGGCCGCCTGATGACGAAGATCCGCGCCCCCGTCGCGCCAGCGCCCAAGCGCCTGACCTACACCCCGCCACCCGCCGATCCGGCGGCTGACGCCCAATCCCAACCGCAATCCTGA
- a CDS encoding sigma factor has protein sequence MQIELSPDDIETIIREADAAAQRLRRKLCLPLCEREDLGQDLLVDLLRRLPAYDPSRGSIGAFANIVLRNQSSRIAMRHHRQRRAQGGSLLSLEVPLAGAHEPVGNTLTEDDGLAAWHGQTCCAAAVTELHHALRAALARLPAEDRRFCAALVHRPVTALVAEGFGSRSALYRRLADLRHVLTAHGLGPAWDDLAAA, from the coding sequence ATGCAGATCGAACTTTCCCCCGACGACATTGAAACCATCATCCGCGAGGCCGATGCGGCGGCGCAACGGCTTCGGCGCAAGCTGTGCCTGCCGCTTTGCGAGCGCGAGGATTTGGGCCAGGACCTCCTGGTCGATCTGCTGCGCCGCTTGCCCGCCTACGATCCCTCGCGTGGCAGTATTGGCGCCTTCGCCAACATCGTCCTGCGCAACCAGTCCTCGCGGATCGCCATGCGCCATCACCGCCAGCGTCGTGCGCAGGGTGGGTCGCTGCTCTCGCTCGAGGTGCCGCTGGCCGGAGCCCACGAGCCGGTCGGCAACACGCTGACCGAGGACGACGGGCTTGCCGCCTGGCACGGCCAGACCTGCTGCGCCGCCGCTGTCACCGAACTTCACCACGCTCTGCGGGCCGCGCTCGCGCGGCTCCCGGCTGAGGATCGCCGGTTCTGCGCGGCGCTGGTGCATCGCCCCGTCACCGCCCTCGTGGCCGAGGGTTTCGGGAGCCGTTCCGCGCTCTACCGCCGCCTCGCCGATCTCCGTCACGTCCTCACCGCCCACGGTCTCGGTCCCGCCTGGGACGATCTCGCGGCGGCCTGA
- a CDS encoding DUF4238 domain-containing protein: MTKTRNNHYVPQWYQQGFFEPGQNTYSYLDLSPPQHVRPDGRVASGRSKFVSPTSRAFCQRDLYSTFFGTSVNDEIERKLFGDIDTRGAHAVRAFVGDDPSEQHRHFKTFFEYLDIQKIRTPKGLDWLSAQYPRLTQNELMFEMQGIRMMHCTIWTEGVREIVSAQDADVKFIVSDHPVTVYNYAIPPDGTGNCYPKEPSIALKGSQTVFPLNRDFCLILTNLEYAEEHSANPPEKRTFAGNYRNSMVRTDAFIRTRKLASQEVIRINRLLKARARRYIAAGKEEWLFPEISSAEPWADLRGTLLPPKNDLWRFGGEMYARFENGEVYYQDAFGRTEKEREFLRKKPPAKTPHSRDPCGCGSGRAFGACCERKPVALRPTWAERSIRERNLMLYTGISKILGLAEDRDWATVRREITDENIKEVYGIYDALWPRETNLLAMLPKPDGLARGIYTGFLHPSFISNSALGLSLYFDELLIEHPFIHPRTVNKKFSPLEHPKTYRQEFLKSVVLFMAIMPLVEQGLVTLFPDPCNFDFHLRDQMFEMAKFRSQGMRVDPDEEPGLAELMKDDHKRSMLLLPREALRRQVLRNSPELDEMAVEDLLDGFEMLREQDPLAVLQEGSLEGGEGGGQFTPFKLAPNFEISMYLAQATGSCIVTDSVFRWRELVTAAGRGTQGAPPLRQLRAGMEQADFIFPYDVQEIAAFAGRRVFRGYPDIMRKVFKYLLAFPKGGAKPNFEASLNAEFKRVHASTVQVTKKSGAQLSEARVSCLLPAGGIQDNTVNRLLLMSSSEHHLASVPMALFVKGNGAER, from the coding sequence GCCTTCTGCCAGCGGGACCTGTATTCTACCTTCTTCGGTACGTCAGTGAATGACGAAATTGAGCGGAAGCTATTCGGTGATATTGATACGCGCGGAGCTCATGCCGTCCGCGCCTTTGTGGGCGACGATCCCAGCGAACAGCATCGACACTTCAAAACATTCTTCGAATATCTCGACATCCAAAAAATCCGTACGCCTAAAGGGCTCGACTGGTTAAGTGCGCAGTACCCTCGACTGACGCAGAACGAACTCATGTTCGAGATGCAAGGCATCCGCATGATGCACTGCACGATTTGGACGGAAGGGGTTAGAGAGATCGTGTCGGCGCAGGACGCCGACGTTAAATTCATCGTGAGCGACCATCCGGTCACTGTCTACAACTACGCCATACCACCCGATGGGACGGGCAACTGCTATCCGAAAGAACCGTCGATCGCGCTTAAAGGCTCGCAGACTGTCTTCCCACTCAATCGGGATTTTTGCCTCATTCTAACGAATCTTGAATATGCAGAAGAGCATTCGGCCAACCCGCCTGAGAAGCGGACCTTCGCGGGCAATTATCGCAATTCGATGGTGCGTACTGACGCGTTCATACGTACGCGCAAGCTTGCGAGCCAAGAGGTCATCCGGATCAACCGACTGCTCAAGGCGCGAGCGAGACGGTACATCGCCGCTGGCAAAGAGGAATGGCTTTTCCCAGAGATCTCGTCTGCTGAACCTTGGGCCGACCTGCGCGGTACCTTACTTCCCCCCAAGAACGATCTTTGGCGCTTTGGTGGCGAGATGTATGCTCGCTTCGAGAACGGCGAAGTCTATTATCAGGACGCTTTCGGAAGGACTGAAAAGGAACGTGAATTTCTAAGGAAGAAACCGCCAGCGAAGACACCTCACTCTCGCGATCCCTGCGGTTGCGGGTCGGGCCGCGCGTTTGGTGCGTGCTGCGAGCGCAAGCCCGTTGCGCTCCGACCCACATGGGCGGAGCGCAGTATCCGCGAGCGCAACTTGATGCTTTATACAGGCATCTCCAAAATTCTGGGTCTCGCGGAAGACCGCGATTGGGCCACCGTGCGCCGCGAGATTACCGATGAGAATATCAAGGAAGTGTATGGCATCTACGACGCCTTGTGGCCGCGCGAGACAAACTTGCTTGCGATGCTGCCAAAGCCTGATGGTTTGGCTCGTGGGATTTACACCGGATTTCTACATCCTTCTTTCATTTCGAACAGTGCGCTTGGCCTATCACTCTATTTCGACGAATTGCTGATCGAGCATCCCTTTATTCACCCAAGAACCGTAAACAAGAAGTTCAGTCCGCTCGAACACCCCAAGACGTACCGGCAGGAATTCCTGAAGTCGGTCGTTTTGTTCATGGCGATCATGCCGCTTGTCGAACAAGGGCTCGTCACCTTATTTCCCGATCCCTGCAATTTCGATTTTCATTTGCGCGATCAGATGTTCGAAATGGCAAAGTTTCGGTCACAGGGAATGAGGGTCGATCCAGATGAAGAACCCGGCTTGGCGGAGCTGATGAAGGATGACCACAAGCGGAGCATGTTGCTGCTGCCACGAGAGGCGCTTCGGCGCCAAGTTCTCCGAAATTCTCCCGAACTGGATGAAATGGCTGTCGAGGACCTTTTGGATGGCTTCGAGATGCTTCGTGAGCAAGACCCACTTGCCGTGCTACAAGAGGGATCGCTCGAGGGCGGCGAGGGCGGCGGACAGTTCACGCCGTTTAAGTTGGCGCCAAACTTCGAGATCTCGATGTATCTCGCGCAGGCTACCGGCTCATGCATCGTCACCGACAGCGTGTTCCGCTGGCGCGAGTTGGTGACGGCAGCAGGACGCGGCACGCAGGGTGCACCGCCGCTGCGTCAGTTACGAGCTGGCATGGAGCAAGCTGACTTTATCTTCCCGTACGACGTCCAGGAAATCGCCGCCTTCGCCGGGCGTCGAGTATTTCGAGGCTATCCAGACATCATGCGAAAGGTCTTCAAGTACCTTTTAGCGTTTCCGAAAGGAGGCGCAAAGCCAAATTTTGAAGCCAGCCTCAATGCTGAATTCAAGCGGGTCCACGCCTCGACGGTGCAGGTCACGAAGAAGTCTGGAGCTCAGCTGTCGGAAGCGCGGGTGTCGTGCCTTTTGCCCGCTGGTGGCATCCAGGACAACACCGTCAATCGGCTCCTCTTGATGTCCAGCTCCGAGCACCACCTCGCGAGTGTGCCGATGGCCTTGTTTGTAAAAGGCAATGGAGCGGAACGGTGA